A region of Verrucomicrobiia bacterium DNA encodes the following proteins:
- a CDS encoding alpha/beta-hydrolase family protein — protein sequence MKGCTPERQGSARALRVRRLLRPLCPEGMVAGAVFFAFSLTPSLLPRSYAVQGLLSGLSFAAGYGVGVAGVLLWRYLQLPRARTRVRRVLRTIAAAATALLCLASLWHAAHWQNSIRRLLGMEELSGFQPVLLVLIGALLFVLVLGLARLFAWVWRRLSSRLGRYVPARLARLLAAGLSVFVFWTTLNGLFYRFLLKAADRSFQALDALIDDELPRPAGPEQTGSSASRIAWEDLGRQGREFVARGPSAADLSAFFGRPVTAPIRVYVGLNSADNPEARAQLALEELIRAGGFQRSLLLLVTPTGTGWVDPASQATVEYLHRGDLATVAAQYSYLSSPLALLTQGDYGAEMARALFARIYGHWRSLPKDSRPRLFLHGLSLGSLNSDLSFDVFDVVEDPFDGALWSGPPYRHGTWRRATRERDPGSPAWLPIFRGGSVVRFMNQTTGLREGTGTWGNFRIAFLQYASDPITFFDPKSAWRMPDWMREPRGPDVSPALRWFPVVTMLQLATDMMAGTAPKGFGHEYAPLHYIDAWLAVTEPEGWTDAELQRLRALFHENEPRAGGR from the coding sequence ATGAAAGGATGCACTCCAGAGAGGCAGGGCAGTGCCAGAGCGTTGCGGGTCCGCCGGCTGCTGAGGCCGTTGTGCCCCGAGGGGATGGTGGCGGGCGCGGTGTTCTTCGCCTTCTCGCTGACCCCTTCCCTCCTGCCCCGCTCCTACGCCGTCCAGGGACTGCTTTCCGGACTGTCCTTCGCCGCCGGCTACGGGGTGGGCGTGGCCGGCGTCCTGCTCTGGCGCTATCTGCAATTGCCCCGGGCCCGCACCCGCGTCCGCCGGGTGCTGCGAACCATCGCCGCGGCGGCGACCGCGCTGTTGTGCCTCGCCAGCCTGTGGCACGCGGCGCACTGGCAGAACTCGATCCGCCGATTGCTGGGCATGGAGGAGTTGTCGGGATTCCAGCCGGTGCTGCTGGTGTTGATCGGGGCCCTGCTCTTTGTGCTGGTGCTGGGACTGGCGCGCCTCTTCGCGTGGGTGTGGCGGAGGTTGTCGTCACGACTCGGGCGCTACGTGCCGGCCCGACTGGCCCGTCTCCTGGCGGCGGGGCTGTCGGTGTTCGTCTTCTGGACGACCCTCAACGGGCTCTTCTACCGGTTCCTGCTGAAGGCCGCGGACCGTTCCTTCCAGGCACTCGACGCGCTGATCGACGATGAGCTGCCGCGTCCGGCCGGTCCGGAACAGACGGGCAGCAGCGCGTCTCGAATCGCCTGGGAAGACCTCGGCCGTCAGGGGCGGGAATTCGTCGCCCGGGGCCCGTCAGCCGCCGACTTGAGTGCGTTCTTCGGACGCCCGGTGACGGCACCGATCCGGGTATATGTGGGACTCAACAGCGCAGACAACCCCGAAGCGCGCGCGCAACTGGCCCTGGAGGAACTCATTCGTGCCGGCGGCTTCCAACGGTCGTTGTTGCTTCTGGTCACCCCGACCGGCACGGGCTGGGTGGACCCGGCGTCCCAGGCCACCGTGGAATACCTCCATCGCGGGGACCTCGCCACGGTGGCGGCGCAGTACTCCTACTTGAGCAGCCCCCTGGCGTTGCTCACCCAGGGCGACTACGGCGCCGAAATGGCGCGCGCCCTGTTTGCACGGATCTACGGGCACTGGCGTTCGCTCCCGAAAGACTCGCGTCCACGCCTGTTCCTGCACGGTCTCAGCCTCGGATCCCTCAACTCCGACCTGTCCTTCGACGTCTTCGATGTCGTGGAGGATCCGTTCGACGGCGCCTTGTGGAGCGGGCCGCCCTACCGTCATGGGACGTGGCGGCGGGCAACCCGGGAACGGGATCCGGGGTCTCCGGCCTGGCTTCCAATCTTCCGGGGCGGATCCGTGGTCCGATTCATGAACCAGACAACCGGACTTCGGGAGGGAACCGGCACCTGGGGAAACTTCCGAATCGCCTTCCTTCAGTACGCCAGCGATCCCATCACCTTCTTCGACCCCAAATCCGCGTGGCGCATGCCCGACTGGATGCGCGAACCGCGGGGTCCCGATGTCTCACCCGCGTTGCGATGGTTCCCGGTGGTGACGATGCTGCAACTGGCCACGGACATGATGGCCGGAACGGCCCCCAAGGGCTTTGGCCACGAGTACGCACCGCTGCACTACATCGACGCCTGGCTCGCAGTGACGGAACCCGAAGGGTGGACGGATGCCGAACTGCAGCGACTGCGCGCCCTCTTTCACGAAAACGAACCGCGCGCCGGGGGACGATGA
- a CDS encoding DUF3516 domain-containing protein: MSVTLYDLLPKDGPVGPDVLLGRFLEYAEARRLTLYPAQEEAILELFEGRNVVLNTPTGSGKSLVAAALHFHALARGRRSIYTCPIKALVNEKWMALCREFGPDNVGLSTGDATVNRDAPILCCTAEVLANIALREGPDATVHDVVMDEFHWYADRDRGVAWQVPLLTLPQARFLLMSATLGDTAFFEEQLTLLNGRDTVPVKSTDRPVPLEFSYAETPLAETLDTLVREGRAPVYIVHFTQAEAAESAQDFTSINVCTRDEKAAIARAIDDFRFASPYGPEIKRWLRHGIGLHHAGLLPKYRVLIEQLAQRGLLKVICGTDTLGVGINIPIRTVLFTRLCKFDGQKVGILSARDFHQISGRAGRKGFDDRGWVVAQAPAHAVENLRLEEKSKRDGKKFQRRQPPERNWVNWDRKTFDRLIAAPPERLASSFAVSHGMLLNVLSRPTDGCAAMRDLIRSSHESPNRRKAHRRRAWQLFRSLLERRIVEFVPDTPSAPSVAPAPSSPPRRHTPLRVHVDLQDDFSMDQTLSLYLIETLPQLDPASPSYALDLLTLVEAILENPEIILRRQLDKLKAEKIAEWKQQGMEYDERMEELEKLEYPKPLREFVYATFNAFADRHPWVGQENIRPKSIAREMFETFRSFADYIKLYDLQRSEGLLLRHLHSAYKVLAQTVPDAAKTDPVREMELYLGTMIREVDSSLLDEWERMRNPDRPTAGDRTDRRPPGAEEADADITRDPRTFTAALRVRIFAFLRALDHDDPAAALEQIPAHADSEPWDPARLRTALDAYRSEHHGPRLDPEARNARHTYLRRSEDGATWHLEQILVDLEAHNDWAAEFTVDLPASRAAREPVIRFLRLRPLLDPSSHRPEEPPPVDPPSPTA, from the coding sequence GTGTCCGTCACGCTCTACGATCTCCTTCCCAAGGACGGCCCCGTCGGGCCCGACGTCCTGCTCGGCCGGTTCCTCGAATACGCCGAGGCCCGACGCCTCACGCTCTACCCGGCCCAGGAGGAAGCCATCCTCGAACTCTTCGAGGGCCGCAACGTCGTCCTCAACACCCCCACCGGCTCCGGCAAGTCCCTCGTTGCCGCCGCCCTCCACTTCCACGCCCTCGCCCGCGGACGTCGCTCGATCTACACCTGCCCGATCAAGGCCCTCGTGAACGAGAAATGGATGGCCCTCTGCCGTGAGTTCGGACCCGACAACGTCGGACTCAGCACCGGCGATGCCACCGTCAACCGCGACGCCCCCATCCTCTGTTGCACCGCCGAGGTCCTCGCCAACATCGCCCTCCGCGAAGGTCCCGACGCCACCGTCCACGATGTCGTCATGGACGAGTTCCACTGGTACGCCGACCGCGATCGCGGCGTTGCCTGGCAGGTTCCCCTTCTCACGCTCCCCCAGGCCCGTTTCCTTCTCATGTCCGCCACCCTCGGCGACACCGCCTTCTTCGAGGAACAACTCACCCTCCTCAACGGACGCGACACCGTTCCGGTGAAATCCACCGACCGCCCCGTCCCGCTCGAGTTCTCCTACGCCGAGACGCCCCTTGCCGAAACCCTCGACACCCTGGTCCGCGAAGGCCGCGCCCCGGTCTATATCGTCCACTTCACCCAGGCCGAAGCCGCCGAAAGCGCCCAGGACTTCACCAGCATCAACGTCTGCACCCGCGACGAGAAGGCGGCCATCGCCCGGGCCATCGACGACTTCCGCTTCGCCAGCCCCTACGGACCCGAAATCAAGCGCTGGCTCCGTCACGGCATCGGACTTCACCACGCCGGGCTTCTCCCCAAGTACCGGGTCCTGATCGAGCAACTCGCCCAGCGGGGACTCCTCAAGGTCATCTGCGGCACCGACACCCTCGGCGTCGGCATCAACATCCCCATCCGCACCGTCCTCTTCACCCGCCTCTGCAAGTTCGATGGCCAGAAGGTCGGCATCCTCAGCGCCCGCGACTTCCACCAGATCTCCGGCCGCGCCGGCCGCAAGGGCTTCGATGACCGCGGCTGGGTGGTCGCCCAGGCCCCCGCCCACGCCGTCGAGAACCTCCGCCTCGAGGAGAAATCCAAACGCGACGGGAAGAAGTTCCAGCGCCGCCAGCCCCCCGAACGCAACTGGGTCAACTGGGACCGCAAGACCTTCGACCGCCTCATCGCCGCCCCCCCCGAACGCCTCGCCTCCAGCTTCGCCGTCTCCCACGGCATGCTCCTCAATGTCCTCAGCCGCCCCACCGACGGTTGCGCCGCCATGCGCGACCTCATCCGCAGCAGCCACGAATCCCCCAACCGCCGCAAAGCCCACCGCCGCCGCGCCTGGCAGCTCTTCCGCTCCCTCCTCGAACGCCGCATCGTCGAGTTCGTCCCGGACACCCCCTCCGCCCCTTCCGTCGCTCCCGCCCCTTCCTCCCCACCCCGCCGCCACACCCCGCTCCGGGTCCACGTCGATCTCCAGGACGACTTCTCGATGGACCAGACCCTCTCGCTCTACCTCATCGAAACCCTCCCCCAACTCGACCCCGCCTCCCCCTCCTACGCCCTCGATCTCCTCACCCTCGTCGAGGCGATCCTCGAGAACCCCGAAATCATCCTCCGCCGCCAGCTCGACAAGCTGAAGGCCGAGAAGATCGCCGAGTGGAAGCAGCAGGGCATGGAATACGACGAGCGCATGGAGGAACTCGAGAAGCTCGAATACCCCAAGCCCCTCCGCGAATTCGTTTACGCCACCTTCAACGCCTTCGCCGACCGTCACCCCTGGGTCGGCCAGGAGAACATCCGTCCCAAGTCCATCGCCCGCGAAATGTTCGAGACGTTCCGTTCCTTCGCCGACTACATCAAACTCTACGATCTCCAGCGCTCCGAAGGCCTCCTCCTCCGCCACCTCCACAGCGCCTACAAGGTCCTCGCCCAGACCGTCCCCGACGCCGCCAAGACCGATCCCGTCCGCGAAATGGAACTCTACCTCGGCACCATGATCCGCGAGGTCGATTCCAGCCTCCTCGACGAGTGGGAACGCATGCGCAATCCCGATCGCCCCACCGCCGGGGACCGCACCGACCGGCGTCCCCCCGGCGCCGAAGAGGCCGATGCCGACATCACCCGCGATCCCCGCACCTTCACCGCCGCCCTGCGCGTCCGCATCTTCGCCTTCCTCCGCGCCCTCGATCACGACGACCCCGCCGCCGCCCTCGAACAGATCCCGGCCCACGCCGATTCCGAACCCTGGGACCCCGCCCGGCTCCGCACCGCGCTCGACGCCTACCGCAGCGAACACCACGGACCCCGCCTCGACCCCGAAGCCCGCAACGCCCGCCACACCTACCTCCGCCGCTCCGAAGACGGCGCCACCTGGCACCTCGAACAGATCCTCGTCGATCTCGAAGCCCACAACGACTGGGCCGCGGAGTTCACCGTGGATCTCCCCGCCTCCCGCGCCGCCCGCGAACCCGTCATCCGCTTCCTCCGCCTCCGCCCCCTGCTCGATCCTTCATCCCATCGCCCGGAGGAGCCTCCTCCAGTTGACCCGCCCTCACCGACCGCCTGA
- a CDS encoding Ig-like domain-containing protein: MNLRFLQRVGGLIGSWAFLLASASLQSQTFRIVEAQLDSVDRPAVRVEAVSGSYYVLFRGATATTVTEPVAIAMGVQGEVTLTDSAALGRSGSRFYRVQRFSVDSPGDVDGDGIDDLYELQYPTFLNPFDPTDAARDQDGDGRSNLEEYLEGTDPDSGTPVTGVASTSPAANASDIAVTRESIVYFTGPLGADAVLEPANFYAEAGGRRLLTRVDLSSDRLKASLFYLEPLPGNTRVTVTLVGDHLRDARGVALDANGDGRPGGRRVFRFDTVSLTPVGQTAVIGRVLASEPGTDALGQPINRPLSGVTITVDGREETLRAVTDVDGNFTLRPAPSGTFFVHIDGRTSPDSDWPDGAYYPFVGKSFTAAAGRDDNLAGGTGVIYLPRVVPGTLQVVSATVDTVVTFPDEVITGSPELAGVAIQVPANALFADDGTRGGRVGIAPVPADRLPSPLPPGLNLPLVITVQTDGASNFDRPVPVRFPNLPDPETGERLPPGASSALWSFNHDTGEWEIVGPMTVTADGLFVETDPGVGLLQPGWHGTAPGSSGGCDQLLGGGGGNGDGDGGGDGGGDGDGGGGGDGDGGGDGDGDGDGDGDGDGDGDGDGDGDGDGDGDGPCEEGSVCDDGDPCTTDDRCVGGECRGTPPAGPGCGANGLGPVDQSGWTLTENDADAGGNYTSHSGFTIDGTICRDADNNWRYRVTRLRWNGTINLSMSGSTEPNPTVGGNITRANRCNVIDTLAAYLGAGRGAWHMKEASRAHEVHHRDVDWPGLLAPLWTATEAALEAEFVPCIRTEAEATATLNARAQALTAQLETQFTAAVVAYNVGHDSARTDAAYQAGQAVLNGMIDQIRAFATAQGWPACPAPSPHQVGPGGPRLGLHGHGAGMPFDRLTASVPRELVDIGETAAITTLGFRDGVSTDVTRQASGTRYRSTDPAVVTVSVDGVVHGVGPGTATILVTHSPGMDRKPLSAAVRIVVRSPLDMDNDGMPDAWELQHGLNPANPADAFLDLDGDGLINRREYELGTDPRRRDTDGDGVSDFEETLRGTPPLATRRPRRTPSLGLHYFVLMNLETGRIEQRGVTGRNGEGHANLIMAPNTRYRQWVLRARDLHVGTADWISAGNGRQFLLPGVVLGPDRSPDTDGDGLSDLAEFIMGTDDRNPDTDGDGIPDGEEVRRGTNPNDGRPVSTGIVASADTPGNAVDVCALGSLAVVADSEAGVAIFDVSGGLNPTRVAQIDTPGNAGCVACTARYVAVADGPGGFIVIDLQGADGPRLLHQVNLGAPVNAVAVAGGVGLVGLANGLVAMVDLASGRVIDSTVLSNSANIQDLAVSGTTLFVLAVGQLYAVALDEGALTVTGSVASPGGVGAGRRRLRLFVADGRAYATFTSGYNVFDVSDRTSLRRVLANNTAQQGWKQIVPNGSGLGVATVSANSTDDGDHHVSLYNLGEDGLGTAFVATFPTPGLATALSLYNGMAYVADGRAGLQVINFLAFDRAGVPPSISLAASFPLDPPRAEEGKLVNVIARVRDDVQVRSVEFLVDGVLVATDNNYGFDFFFTTPTITPTRNSFTLQARAIDTGGNRAATPVVTVELVPDATPPRVIRRTPAPGAFASEVAVLSAVFNEPVVPATVGRETFTLRSAGPDAALGTADDILVTQGRVEYRGPLQTALLTLPEPLAPGYYEARVRPPIADLAGNALTADVTWTFWVLSEVDSDGDGLPDNIEEALGYDPTRRDTNGNGIPDGLEDLDGDGLGNAWELFFGLDPRLADTNGNGINDGDEDMDNDGLSNREEFRRGTSPISPDSDGDGWDDNGEVASGSDPLDASSTPLLRVVSAPVSFLNALAEGPPAGVSVRVVSAPASYLNALGDGVPAGTAMTVAAPVVSYLNAVPAPVTGPVTVVSPVVSYHNP, translated from the coding sequence GTGAACCTTCGATTCCTCCAGCGTGTTGGTGGTCTGATCGGGAGTTGGGCGTTTCTCCTGGCCTCCGCGAGCCTCCAGTCGCAGACCTTCCGGATCGTCGAGGCGCAACTGGACTCGGTGGATCGGCCGGCGGTGCGGGTCGAGGCGGTGTCGGGCAGCTATTACGTGCTGTTCCGGGGGGCGACGGCGACGACGGTGACCGAGCCGGTGGCGATCGCGATGGGGGTGCAGGGTGAGGTGACGCTGACCGACAGCGCGGCGTTGGGGCGGAGCGGGTCGCGGTTCTACCGGGTGCAGCGGTTTTCGGTGGACTCTCCGGGGGACGTGGACGGGGACGGCATCGATGACCTGTACGAATTGCAGTACCCGACATTCCTGAATCCGTTTGATCCCACCGATGCGGCCCGGGACCAGGACGGGGACGGGAGATCGAACCTGGAGGAGTACCTGGAGGGGACGGATCCCGATTCGGGAACTCCGGTGACGGGGGTGGCCTCGACGAGTCCGGCGGCCAATGCGAGCGACATTGCGGTCACGCGGGAGAGCATCGTGTACTTCACGGGGCCGCTGGGCGCCGACGCGGTGCTGGAACCGGCAAACTTTTACGCCGAGGCGGGCGGGCGCCGGTTGCTGACGCGGGTGGATCTGTCGAGTGACCGGCTGAAGGCGAGCCTGTTCTATCTGGAACCGTTGCCCGGCAACACCCGGGTTACGGTGACCCTGGTGGGAGACCATCTGCGGGATGCGCGCGGGGTGGCGTTGGATGCGAATGGCGACGGGCGACCGGGGGGGCGGCGGGTGTTCCGGTTCGACACCGTCAGTCTGACGCCGGTGGGGCAAACGGCGGTGATCGGGCGGGTGCTGGCCTCGGAGCCGGGCACGGATGCCCTGGGCCAGCCGATCAACCGGCCGCTGTCCGGGGTCACCATCACGGTGGACGGACGGGAGGAGACGTTGCGGGCGGTGACCGATGTGGACGGGAACTTCACGCTGAGGCCGGCGCCGTCGGGGACGTTTTTCGTCCACATTGACGGGCGGACTTCACCGGATTCGGACTGGCCGGACGGGGCTTATTACCCGTTTGTGGGCAAGTCGTTTACGGCGGCGGCCGGGCGGGATGACAACCTCGCCGGCGGGACCGGCGTGATTTACCTGCCGCGGGTGGTGCCGGGGACGTTGCAGGTGGTCAGCGCGACGGTGGACACGGTGGTCACGTTCCCGGACGAGGTGATTACCGGGAGTCCCGAGCTGGCGGGGGTGGCCATACAGGTGCCGGCGAATGCGTTGTTTGCGGATGATGGCACGCGCGGGGGCAGGGTTGGAATTGCGCCGGTGCCGGCGGACCGGTTGCCGAGCCCGCTGCCGCCGGGTCTCAATCTGCCGCTGGTCATCACGGTCCAGACCGACGGCGCGAGCAATTTCGACCGGCCGGTGCCCGTCCGGTTCCCGAACCTGCCCGATCCCGAGACGGGCGAGCGGCTGCCACCCGGCGCGTCGAGCGCGCTTTGGAGTTTCAACCACGACACGGGCGAATGGGAGATCGTGGGTCCCATGACGGTGACGGCGGACGGGCTGTTTGTGGAGACCGACCCCGGGGTGGGGCTGCTTCAGCCCGGCTGGCATGGAACGGCCCCCGGAAGCAGCGGTGGCTGTGACCAGTTGTTGGGGGGTGGCGGTGGCAATGGGGATGGCGATGGAGGAGGAGATGGGGGCGGAGACGGAGACGGGGGAGGTGGCGGAGACGGCGATGGAGGTGGCGACGGCGACGGCGACGGGGATGGAGACGGCGATGGGGACGGGGATGGGGATGGAGATGGAGATGGAGATGGAGATGGGGACGGCGATGGGCCATGCGAGGAGGGGTCGGTCTGCGACGATGGGGATCCGTGCACGACGGACGACCGTTGTGTCGGGGGCGAATGCCGGGGAACGCCGCCGGCCGGTCCCGGCTGCGGGGCGAACGGGTTGGGTCCGGTGGATCAGAGCGGGTGGACGCTGACCGAGAACGATGCCGACGCGGGGGGCAATTACACGTCCCACAGCGGGTTCACCATCGACGGAACGATCTGCCGGGACGCGGACAACAACTGGCGGTACCGGGTGACGCGGTTGCGTTGGAACGGGACCATCAACCTGTCGATGTCGGGGAGCACGGAGCCGAATCCGACGGTGGGAGGAAACATCACCCGGGCGAACCGGTGCAATGTCATCGATACGCTTGCGGCGTACCTGGGGGCGGGGCGGGGGGCATGGCACATGAAGGAGGCGAGCCGGGCGCATGAGGTGCATCACCGGGACGTGGACTGGCCGGGGTTGCTGGCGCCGTTGTGGACGGCGACCGAGGCGGCGCTGGAGGCGGAGTTCGTGCCCTGCATCCGGACGGAAGCGGAAGCGACGGCGACGCTGAACGCGCGGGCGCAGGCGTTGACGGCGCAATTGGAGACGCAGTTCACGGCGGCGGTGGTGGCGTACAACGTCGGGCACGATTCGGCGCGCACGGATGCGGCGTACCAGGCGGGACAGGCGGTGTTGAACGGGATGATCGACCAGATCAGGGCGTTCGCGACGGCGCAGGGCTGGCCGGCGTGCCCGGCGCCCTCGCCGCATCAAGTCGGTCCCGGCGGGCCGCGCCTCGGACTGCACGGGCACGGAGCCGGGATGCCGTTCGACCGGCTGACGGCGTCGGTGCCGCGCGAGCTGGTGGACATCGGGGAGACGGCGGCGATCACGACGCTGGGATTCCGTGACGGCGTGTCCACCGACGTGACGCGGCAGGCGTCGGGCACGCGTTATCGCTCCACCGATCCGGCGGTGGTGACCGTCTCGGTGGATGGGGTGGTGCATGGGGTGGGGCCGGGGACGGCGACGATTCTGGTGACGCATTCGCCGGGGATGGATCGCAAACCGCTGAGTGCGGCGGTGCGGATCGTGGTGCGGTCACCGCTGGACATGGACAACGACGGGATGCCCGATGCGTGGGAATTGCAGCACGGCCTCAATCCGGCGAACCCGGCCGATGCCTTCCTGGATCTCGATGGCGACGGATTGATCAACCGGCGCGAGTACGAGCTGGGGACGGATCCGAGGCGGCGCGACACGGATGGCGACGGGGTGAGCGATTTTGAGGAAACGCTGCGCGGGACGCCGCCGCTGGCGACGCGGCGGCCGCGACGGACGCCGTCGCTGGGGCTGCACTACTTCGTGTTGATGAATCTCGAGACGGGCCGGATCGAGCAGCGGGGCGTGACCGGACGAAACGGGGAGGGGCACGCCAACCTCATCATGGCTCCCAACACACGGTATCGTCAGTGGGTCTTGCGGGCCCGGGATCTGCATGTGGGCACGGCCGACTGGATTTCGGCGGGGAACGGGCGGCAGTTCCTGCTGCCGGGGGTGGTGCTCGGGCCGGACCGTTCGCCGGACACGGACGGGGACGGGTTGTCGGATCTGGCGGAGTTCATCATGGGGACGGACGACCGGAACCCGGACACGGATGGGGACGGGATTCCGGACGGGGAGGAAGTGCGCCGGGGCACCAATCCGAATGATGGCCGGCCGGTCAGCACGGGGATTGTGGCGAGCGCGGACACGCCGGGGAACGCGGTGGATGTGTGCGCGCTGGGAAGTCTGGCGGTCGTGGCGGATTCGGAGGCGGGAGTGGCGATTTTCGACGTGTCGGGCGGGTTGAATCCCACGCGGGTGGCGCAGATCGACACGCCTGGCAACGCCGGGTGCGTGGCCTGCACCGCACGGTACGTCGCGGTGGCCGACGGGCCGGGCGGGTTCATCGTGATCGACCTTCAGGGGGCCGACGGGCCGCGCCTCCTCCACCAGGTGAACCTGGGGGCGCCGGTCAATGCGGTGGCGGTGGCGGGGGGTGTCGGATTGGTCGGGCTGGCCAACGGACTGGTGGCCATGGTCGATCTCGCCTCGGGGCGGGTCATCGATTCAACCGTGCTGTCCAATTCGGCGAACATCCAGGATCTGGCGGTGTCCGGGACGACGCTCTTCGTGCTGGCGGTGGGGCAGTTGTATGCGGTGGCACTGGACGAGGGGGCGTTGACGGTGACGGGGAGTGTGGCGTCGCCGGGAGGCGTGGGGGCGGGGCGCCGGCGTCTTCGGCTGTTTGTGGCCGACGGGCGTGCCTACGCGACCTTCACGTCCGGGTACAACGTCTTCGATGTGAGTGACCGGACCAGCCTGCGGCGGGTGCTGGCCAACAACACGGCCCAGCAGGGTTGGAAGCAGATCGTTCCCAACGGTTCGGGCCTGGGCGTGGCGACGGTGTCGGCCAACAGCACCGACGACGGCGACCACCACGTCTCGCTTTACAACCTTGGGGAGGATGGTTTGGGAACGGCGTTCGTGGCCACCTTCCCGACGCCCGGGCTGGCCACCGCGTTGAGCCTGTACAATGGGATGGCGTATGTCGCCGACGGCCGGGCGGGGCTGCAGGTGATCAATTTCCTCGCCTTCGACCGCGCCGGGGTTCCGCCGTCCATCTCGCTGGCAGCCAGTTTCCCGCTCGATCCGCCGCGGGCGGAGGAGGGCAAGCTGGTGAATGTCATCGCCCGGGTCCGGGACGATGTCCAGGTGCGGAGCGTCGAGTTCCTGGTCGATGGGGTCCTGGTGGCGACCGACAACAACTACGGGTTCGATTTCTTCTTCACCACGCCAACGATCACCCCGACCCGGAACTCGTTCACCCTGCAGGCGAGGGCGATCGACACGGGTGGGAACCGGGCCGCGACGCCGGTGGTCACGGTGGAGCTGGTTCCGGACGCCACCCCGCCACGGGTGATCCGGCGCACGCCGGCCCCGGGCGCCTTCGCCAGCGAAGTGGCGGTGCTCTCGGCGGTGTTCAATGAGCCCGTCGTGCCTGCCACGGTGGGACGGGAGACCTTCACCCTGCGCTCGGCCGGTCCGGATGCGGCGCTCGGAACGGCGGACGACATCCTTGTGACGCAGGGGCGGGTGGAATACCGGGGTCCATTGCAGACCGCGTTGCTGACGCTGCCCGAGCCGCTGGCGCCGGGGTATTACGAGGCGCGGGTGCGCCCGCCCATCGCCGATCTGGCAGGCAACGCCCTGACGGCGGATGTGACCTGGACCTTCTGGGTTCTGAGCGAGGTGGACTCCGACGGCGATGGATTGCCGGACAACATCGAGGAGGCCCTTGGATACGACCCGACCCGCCGCGACACCAACGGGAACGGCATTCCGGACGGCCTTGAGGATCTCGATGGCGACGGCCTGGGGAACGCCTGGGAGCTGTTCTTCGGACTCGATCCGCGCCTGGCGGACACGAATGGCAACGGGATCAATGACGGGGACGAGGACATGGACAACGACGGGTTGAGCAACCGGGAGGAGTTTCGTCGCGGGACCAGTCCCATCAGTCCGGACAGTGACGGCGACGGGTGGGACGACAATGGCGAGGTTGCGAGCGGTTCCGATCCGCTGGACGCCAGTTCGACCCCCTTGCTGCGGGTTGTTTCGGCTCCGGTTTCGTTCCTGAACGCCCTGGCGGAAGGCCCCCCGGCGGGGGTGTCTGTTCGGGTGGTTTCCGCGCCCGCCAGTTACCTCAATGCCCTGGGCGACGGGGTGCCGGCGGGGACGGCGATGACCGTCGCGGCGCCGGTCGTGAGTTACCTCAACGCCGTGCCGGCACCCGTCACAGGACCTGTCACCGTCGTCTCTCCCGTGGTGAGTTATCACAACCCCTGA